In Rhizobium sp. WSM4643, the following are encoded in one genomic region:
- a CDS encoding ABC transporter ATP-binding protein: MTSLELRQINKNYGAYHALRGIDLSVAQGEFIVMVGPSGCGKSTLLKTIAGLEEISSGQILINGRDVSKQEPGDRGIAMVFQSYALYPHMTVAENMGFGLRMAKRPKAEIEAAVARAAKILRITDQLEKRPKQLSGGQRQRVAIGRAITRSPDVFLFDEPLSNLDAALRTQMRVELSSLHAELGATMVYVTHDQVEAMTMASRIVVLNQGVIEQVGSPLELYRNPDNLFVAGFLGAPRMNFLGVAVDEVSSRNITVSAPGLLPVTIELAEATVLAKGASLTLGVRPENISVAADAAQGGAINGAVRLVEHLGRETILYVDAGNLRTIASESGTGNITVQLSYVAPFAADQNVALKLDASEVYLFLPDGGRTISARKTILDR, from the coding sequence ATGACCAGTCTCGAACTCCGACAAATCAACAAGAATTACGGCGCCTATCATGCGCTGCGCGGCATCGATCTTTCCGTAGCGCAGGGCGAGTTCATCGTCATGGTCGGCCCCTCCGGCTGCGGCAAGTCGACGCTTTTGAAAACGATCGCCGGCCTGGAGGAGATCTCCTCCGGCCAGATCCTGATCAACGGCCGCGACGTCAGCAAACAGGAGCCAGGGGACCGCGGCATCGCCATGGTCTTCCAATCCTACGCGCTCTATCCGCATATGACGGTGGCGGAGAACATGGGCTTCGGTTTGCGCATGGCCAAGCGCCCGAAGGCCGAGATCGAGGCGGCGGTGGCGCGCGCCGCCAAGATCCTGAGGATCACCGATCAGCTGGAAAAGCGGCCGAAGCAGCTTTCCGGCGGTCAGCGGCAACGCGTGGCGATCGGCCGGGCCATCACCCGTTCGCCCGATGTCTTCCTGTTCGACGAGCCGCTGTCGAACCTCGATGCGGCACTCAGAACCCAGATGCGTGTCGAGCTCAGCAGCCTGCATGCCGAACTCGGCGCCACCATGGTTTACGTCACCCACGACCAGGTGGAGGCCATGACCATGGCAAGCCGGATCGTCGTCTTGAACCAGGGGGTGATCGAGCAGGTCGGCTCGCCGCTCGAACTCTACCGCAACCCAGACAATCTCTTCGTCGCGGGCTTTCTCGGCGCGCCGCGGATGAATTTCCTCGGCGTTGCCGTCGATGAGGTGTCCAGCCGCAATATCACGGTTTCGGCACCGGGCCTCTTGCCGGTGACGATCGAGCTGGCGGAGGCCACGGTGCTGGCGAAGGGCGCCAGCCTGACGCTCGGTGTAAGGCCGGAGAACATATCGGTGGCCGCCGACGCTGCTCAAGGCGGGGCGATCAACGGTGCGGTCCGGCTGGTCGAGCATCTCGGGCGCGAAACCATTCTCTACGTAGATGCCGGCAATCTTAGGACCATCGCCTCGGAAAGCGGCACCGGCAACATCACGGTGCAGCTCAGCTACGTCGCGCCTTTTGCCGCCGACCAGAACGTGGCGCTGAAGCTCGACGCCAGCGAAGTCTATCTCTTCTTGCCCGATGGCGGACGCACGATCAGCGCCCGCAAGACGATCCTCGACAGATAA
- a CDS encoding carbohydrate ABC transporter permease, giving the protein MYPRPIPDGAIWQRRLYVLAVVIVLLLWLCPLFAIILTSFRSTEDVMGGNLWGWPTGIGVIDNYTDVFTQTPMARYFLNSLTITIPSVIGVLVLSTLAGYVLSRYRFPGNMLIFALFVGGNFLPHQIMMIPVRDLMVRLDLIDTTASLIIFHVAFQTGFATLFMRNFIAALPDELFQAARAEGASPFQTLWHVAIPLVRPALAALAILIFTFIWNDYFWAVVLTVSDSVKPVTAGLANLRGEWVSAWNLISAGTIVVAVPPVVMFFLMQRHFIAGLTMGAVKG; this is encoded by the coding sequence ATGTATCCTCGTCCCATTCCCGATGGCGCCATCTGGCAGCGCCGCCTCTACGTGCTCGCCGTCGTCATCGTCCTGCTGCTCTGGCTCTGCCCACTGTTTGCGATCATCCTCACCTCCTTCCGCTCGACCGAGGATGTCATGGGCGGCAATCTGTGGGGATGGCCGACCGGGATCGGCGTCATCGACAACTATACTGATGTCTTCACGCAGACACCGATGGCCCGCTACTTCCTCAACAGCCTGACGATCACCATTCCCTCGGTGATCGGCGTGCTGGTGCTCTCCACGCTCGCCGGCTACGTGCTGTCGCGCTATCGCTTTCCCGGCAACATGCTGATCTTCGCGCTGTTCGTCGGCGGCAATTTCCTGCCGCACCAGATCATGATGATCCCGGTGCGCGACCTGATGGTCCGCCTCGATCTGATCGATACCACGGCATCGCTGATCATCTTCCACGTCGCCTTCCAGACCGGCTTTGCCACGCTGTTCATGCGCAATTTCATCGCCGCACTGCCCGACGAGCTGTTCCAGGCGGCGCGCGCCGAGGGGGCGTCTCCCTTCCAGACCTTATGGCATGTGGCGATCCCGCTGGTGCGGCCGGCGCTGGCCGCACTCGCCATCCTGATCTTCACCTTCATCTGGAACGATTATTTCTGGGCCGTGGTGCTGACCGTCAGCGACTCCGTCAAGCCTGTGACTGCCGGCCTTGCCAATCTCCGCGGTGAGTGGGTCTCGGCCTGGAACCTCATTTCCGCCGGCACCATCGTCGTCGCCGTGCCGCCCGTCGTCATGTTCTTCCTGATGCAGCGGCACTTCATCGCCGGTCTGACGATGGGCGCGGTGAAGGGATGA
- a CDS encoding carbohydrate ABC transporter permease: protein MLTLWRRQRWWLTPTLLIAPAIVLFFTVILLSAVRSLWISLHDWDGFGPMVWIGFGNYVELYNDPQFYVSLKNNLIWLVMFMAAPPLGLAIALLVNQKIRGMRFLKSLFFIPLVLASVTVGVVFTWVYTPEFGLLALIFRAFGATAPAVLSDEHFVTFAIVIAALWPQITFCMVLYLAGLNNLSEELIGAGRVDGARGWHMLWHIVLPQLTQVTFIAIAVTVVGALRSFDMVSVMTNGGPFGSSSVLAYQMFEQSIFSYRFGYGAAIASVLFVIMAAFIVWYLSRIIHTEERGG from the coding sequence ATGCTGACATTATGGCGCCGCCAGCGTTGGTGGCTTACCCCGACTTTGCTCATCGCGCCCGCGATCGTGCTGTTCTTCACGGTTATCCTGCTGTCGGCGGTCAGAAGTCTCTGGATCAGCCTGCACGACTGGGATGGCTTTGGCCCGATGGTCTGGATCGGCTTCGGCAATTACGTCGAACTCTACAACGATCCGCAATTCTACGTGTCGCTGAAGAACAACCTGATCTGGCTGGTGATGTTCATGGCGGCACCACCTCTCGGGCTCGCCATCGCGCTGCTGGTCAACCAGAAAATCCGCGGCATGCGCTTCCTGAAATCGCTGTTCTTCATCCCGCTGGTGCTCGCCTCGGTGACGGTCGGCGTCGTCTTCACCTGGGTCTATACGCCGGAGTTCGGGTTGCTCGCGCTGATCTTCAGGGCGTTCGGGGCGACGGCGCCGGCGGTTCTCTCCGACGAGCATTTCGTCACTTTCGCGATCGTGATTGCCGCGCTCTGGCCGCAGATCACCTTCTGCATGGTGCTCTATCTCGCCGGCCTCAACAATTTGAGCGAAGAGCTGATCGGGGCAGGGCGCGTCGATGGGGCGAGGGGCTGGCACATGTTGTGGCACATCGTGCTGCCGCAGCTGACTCAGGTTACCTTCATCGCCATTGCCGTTACCGTCGTCGGGGCGCTCAGGTCCTTCGACATGGTGTCGGTGATGACGAATGGCGGTCCTTTCGGTTCGTCCTCGGTTCTCGCCTACCAGATGTTCGAACAATCGATTTTCTCCTACCGCTTCGGTTATGGCGCGGCGATCGCCTCCGTGCTGTTCGTGATCATGGCCGCCTTCATCGTCTGGTACCTCAGCCGCATCATCCATACCGAAGAAAGGGGAGGCTGA
- a CDS encoding ABC transporter substrate-binding protein — MTFLKQFPSTTRRRFLKGAGLVSAAAVSGSFPIPAIAQAQEVTMISAENNGAALDALKAIAASFSKEAGVNVVINNMDHEAHKTAIRNYLVAGAPDVCSWFSGNRMRAFVKRGLFDDISDLFEKEKYKDVLGATAGAVTDGGKQYGLPTGGTLWGMFYRKDVFEQHGLTVPKTAEEFMAYGDKCKAAGITPVAIGTKELWPAAGWFDQMNLRINGLDKHMALMNGEMSYLDPALTAVFDQWEAMISKGFFTENHTSFGWQEAAALLAQKKAGMMNLGAFLRSAFTAEDLPQLSYATFPVLDAKVGHFEEFSVNSIHIPAKAKNKQGARDFLAYFYKPENLAAYLEPGGNVPPRSDLPPSKDPLVNIAVETMKTVQGTSQYYDRDSDPDMAQAGLVGFQEFMAKPDRRKAILTRLEGTRKRIYKI; from the coding sequence ATGACATTTTTGAAGCAATTTCCGTCGACCACCCGCAGACGCTTCCTGAAGGGCGCGGGGCTGGTTTCCGCCGCAGCGGTTAGCGGCAGCTTTCCGATCCCGGCGATCGCGCAGGCCCAGGAGGTCACGATGATCTCTGCCGAAAACAATGGCGCCGCACTCGACGCGCTGAAGGCAATCGCCGCGAGCTTCAGCAAGGAAGCCGGCGTCAACGTCGTCATCAACAATATGGATCACGAGGCCCACAAGACGGCCATTCGCAACTATCTCGTCGCCGGTGCGCCTGACGTCTGCTCCTGGTTTTCGGGCAACCGCATGCGCGCCTTCGTCAAGCGCGGCCTGTTTGACGACATCTCCGACCTTTTCGAGAAGGAGAAGTACAAGGACGTGCTGGGTGCTACGGCCGGCGCCGTCACCGACGGGGGCAAGCAGTACGGCCTTCCCACCGGCGGCACGCTCTGGGGCATGTTCTACCGCAAGGATGTGTTCGAGCAGCATGGTCTCACCGTGCCGAAGACGGCCGAAGAGTTCATGGCCTATGGCGACAAGTGCAAGGCCGCCGGCATCACGCCGGTCGCGATCGGCACCAAGGAATTGTGGCCGGCGGCCGGCTGGTTCGACCAGATGAACCTTCGCATCAACGGCCTCGACAAGCATATGGCGCTGATGAACGGTGAGATGAGTTATCTCGATCCCGCGCTGACGGCGGTTTTCGATCAGTGGGAGGCGATGATTTCGAAGGGGTTCTTCACGGAGAACCACACGTCTTTCGGCTGGCAGGAGGCCGCGGCGCTGCTGGCGCAGAAGAAGGCCGGCATGATGAACCTCGGCGCTTTCCTGCGCTCGGCTTTTACCGCCGAAGATCTGCCGCAGCTCTCCTATGCGACCTTCCCGGTGCTCGACGCAAAGGTCGGCCACTTCGAGGAATTCTCGGTCAATTCGATCCACATTCCCGCCAAGGCCAAGAACAAGCAGGGTGCGCGCGATTTCCTCGCCTATTTCTACAAGCCGGAGAATCTGGCGGCCTACCTGGAGCCGGGCGGCAACGTGCCGCCGCGCAGCGATCTGCCGCCGAGCAAGGATCCGCTGGTCAATATCGCGGTCGAGACGATGAAGACGGTGCAAGGCACGTCGCAATATTACGACCGCGACAGCGACCCCGACATGGCGCAGGCAGGGCTCGTCGGCTTCCAGGAGTTCATGGCCAAGCCCGACCGGCGCAAGGCCATCCTCACGCGCCTCGAGGGCACGCGCAAGCGGATTTACAAGATCTGA
- a CDS encoding ROK family protein, whose product MKLKGDQTTARAMNRRLILNLLRREGPRSRADIATVIGLSPAAVTFVVADLLQEGIVIEGKTVPGLTGRRPIPVDINYEHALAVGFKLMVDSVECVATDLATNPVAAMRVSLDGHKPDKVADLLAGTVPELVKLAGRPNAKLAGIGISMPGVINHEQTACVRSYRFKWDNVPLASLVASRVHVPVWLEDDTNAYAIAQQLFGLGRQHRNMAVLAVGVGISCALVIDGKLYRGANGAAGKFGHTLYEENGRLCECGKRGCLMAYHSEASMLRRWREATGREELGLPELSAALASGDTVALALVADSGRGIGTALANLVNITDPEVIVAGGEAVSLGDSFLTPLREALAARTFRAAPPLLPDWEDNSWARGAAALVTQKIFDFESSGGVTDIASLASVMTAGSSSAA is encoded by the coding sequence GTGAAGCTAAAAGGCGACCAGACCACGGCAAGAGCCATGAACCGACGCCTCATCCTGAACCTCCTCCGTCGCGAGGGGCCGAGGAGTCGTGCCGACATCGCCACCGTCATCGGCTTGAGCCCGGCCGCCGTCACCTTCGTCGTCGCCGACCTTTTGCAAGAAGGCATCGTCATCGAAGGGAAGACCGTGCCCGGCCTCACCGGCCGTCGCCCGATCCCGGTGGATATCAATTACGAACACGCGCTTGCCGTCGGCTTCAAGCTGATGGTGGATTCGGTAGAGTGCGTGGCAACCGACCTTGCCACCAACCCCGTCGCCGCCATGCGGGTAAGCCTCGACGGCCACAAGCCCGATAAGGTCGCAGACCTGTTGGCGGGCACCGTTCCCGAACTGGTGAAGCTTGCCGGCCGGCCGAACGCGAAGCTCGCCGGCATCGGCATCTCCATGCCCGGCGTCATCAACCACGAACAGACGGCCTGCGTGCGCAGCTATCGATTCAAATGGGACAATGTCCCCCTCGCCTCGCTGGTCGCCAGCCGCGTCCATGTGCCGGTCTGGTTGGAAGACGACACCAATGCCTACGCCATCGCCCAGCAACTCTTCGGGCTCGGCCGCCAGCATCGCAACATGGCCGTTCTCGCCGTCGGCGTCGGCATCAGCTGCGCACTCGTCATCGACGGCAAGCTCTATCGCGGTGCCAATGGTGCTGCCGGCAAATTCGGTCACACGCTTTACGAGGAGAACGGCCGGCTCTGCGAATGCGGCAAGCGCGGCTGTCTGATGGCCTATCACTCCGAAGCCTCGATGCTCCGGCGCTGGCGGGAAGCGACCGGTCGCGAGGAACTCGGTCTACCGGAACTGTCGGCTGCGCTCGCATCAGGCGATACCGTCGCCCTCGCCCTCGTCGCCGATTCCGGCCGCGGCATCGGCACCGCCCTTGCCAATCTCGTCAATATCACCGACCCCGAGGTCATCGTCGCCGGCGGCGAAGCCGTCTCTCTCGGCGACTCTTTCTTGACACCGCTGCGCGAAGCGCTCGCCGCCCGGACTTTCCGGGCTGCGCCTCCCCTCCTGCCCGATTGGGAGGACAATTCCTGGGCGCGAGGTGCCGCCGCCCTGGTGACTCAAAAAATCTTCGACTTCGAGTCGTCGGGCGGCGTTACCGACATCGCCAGCTTGGCGAGTGTCATGACCGCGGGTTCGTCGTCGGCGGCGTAA
- a CDS encoding IS4 family transposase, whose translation MLLRRIVLRETVCLRQLAEGNHSQEIRFGRFLNNSAVSVEEIIAGWSQETRSAVEGRHVLALQDTSEIKFATTPDSRRELGKIKKGNCFGLLLHPMLALDADTGSCLGLVGGRVWTRGSKELTPHAERPLNEKESRRWVETAEAAKLVLSRAARVTAIADREGDFFIMWARLPDRRFDLLSRVMHDHALIDGSKLRRAVETVAFCDTQTIDLRERADRPARQATVCLRFGEATIRRPQNLREVSLPDGVRLSWVEIVEPAAPDGVEPLHWLLLTTHWLSSPADAWQIVAWYKQRWMIEQFFRVMKNQGFKIEDSQLHLAARLEKLVAIAAKAAAIVLQLVQARSGGDHQPASLTFTAAEIDTLAALESRFKGTTKLQSNPHSKASLAWAAWIIAKLGGWNGYASAKPPGPITFFNGLKYFRAVADGWALRDMYMP comes from the coding sequence GTGCTGCTCCGTCGCATTGTGCTGCGCGAGACGGTTTGCCTTCGCCAGTTGGCCGAGGGCAACCATTCGCAGGAGATCCGGTTCGGGCGTTTTCTCAACAACAGTGCGGTGAGCGTGGAAGAGATCATTGCCGGCTGGAGCCAGGAGACCCGGTCTGCGGTTGAGGGTCGCCACGTGCTGGCGCTGCAGGACACCAGCGAGATCAAGTTTGCGACGACGCCGGACAGCCGGCGGGAATTGGGCAAGATCAAAAAAGGCAATTGCTTTGGCCTTTTGCTGCATCCGATGCTGGCGCTCGATGCCGACACCGGCAGCTGCCTTGGCCTGGTGGGCGGCCGGGTCTGGACGCGGGGTAGCAAAGAGCTTACGCCGCATGCCGAGCGGCCGTTGAACGAAAAGGAATCGCGGCGCTGGGTGGAGACGGCAGAGGCGGCCAAACTGGTGCTTTCGCGTGCGGCCCGGGTCACGGCGATCGCCGACCGGGAGGGTGACTTCTTCATCATGTGGGCGCGCCTGCCCGATCGGCGCTTCGATCTTTTGTCGCGCGTCATGCATGACCATGCGCTCATCGACGGTTCCAAACTGCGCCGCGCGGTCGAAACGGTGGCGTTTTGCGATACTCAGACGATTGATCTGCGCGAGCGCGCCGACCGTCCGGCGCGGCAGGCGACGGTGTGCCTGCGCTTCGGCGAAGCGACGATCCGGCGGCCGCAAAACCTGCGCGAGGTAAGCCTGCCCGATGGCGTCAGGCTGAGCTGGGTCGAGATCGTTGAACCGGCCGCCCCCGACGGTGTCGAGCCCTTGCACTGGCTGCTCCTGACCACCCATTGGCTCAGCAGCCCGGCCGATGCCTGGCAGATCGTCGCCTGGTACAAGCAGCGCTGGATGATCGAGCAGTTCTTTCGGGTGATGAAGAACCAAGGCTTCAAGATCGAGGACAGCCAGTTGCATCTGGCGGCACGGCTGGAAAAGCTCGTCGCCATCGCCGCCAAGGCCGCAGCAATCGTCCTCCAACTCGTCCAAGCCCGCAGCGGCGGCGATCACCAGCCGGCAAGCCTGACCTTCACGGCAGCCGAGATCGATACCCTCGCCGCCCTCGAAAGCCGTTTCAAGGGCACAACCAAGCTGCAGTCCAATCCCCACTCTAAGGCCTCGCTGGCTTGGGCCGCCTGGATCATCGCCAAGCTCGGCGGCTGGAACGGCTACGCCTCGGCCAAGCCGCCGGGCCCAATCACCTTCTTCAACGGCCTCAAATACTTTCGAGCCGTCGCCGATGGATGGGCTTTGCGAGATATGTATATGCCCTAG
- a CDS encoding cupin domain-containing protein, translated as MKMIQAIALALVLGGAAAAHAEQPLQRTDLLKNDIDVPGHEVVQVRVDFAPGVLAPSHAHPGEEIAFVIAGTLEYQLEGRQPVTLKAGQSLFIPTGVAHSAKNVGSGKASELATYIVRKGAPLVVPAK; from the coding sequence ATGAAAATGATCCAGGCTATCGCGCTCGCCCTCGTTCTCGGCGGCGCAGCTGCAGCACACGCGGAACAGCCGCTGCAGCGCACCGATCTCCTCAAGAACGATATCGACGTGCCCGGACACGAGGTCGTGCAGGTGCGCGTCGATTTCGCGCCCGGCGTTCTCGCCCCCAGTCACGCGCATCCCGGCGAGGAGATCGCCTTCGTTATCGCGGGAACGCTGGAATACCAACTCGAAGGCAGGCAGCCGGTTACCCTTAAAGCCGGCCAATCCTTGTTCATTCCCACCGGCGTTGCTCACTCTGCGAAGAATGTCGGCAGCGGCAAGGCGTCGGAATTGGCAACCTACATCGTCCGCAAAGGGGCGCCGCTCGTCGTGCCCGCCAAGTGA
- a CDS encoding antibiotic biosynthesis monooxygenase family protein yields MSTAVLPEPPYYMVSFSSQRTKVDNGYGEMGYAMTELARQQPGYLGFESARGADGFGILISYWKDEDSIRAWKSVIDHVEAQNRGRSDWYTRYEIRVALVTRAYGFNIEET; encoded by the coding sequence ATGTCCACCGCCGTTTTGCCTGAACCGCCATACTATATGGTCAGTTTTTCCTCTCAACGAACAAAGGTGGACAACGGCTATGGCGAGATGGGTTATGCGATGACCGAACTTGCAAGACAGCAGCCGGGCTATCTCGGCTTTGAAAGCGCGCGCGGAGCAGACGGTTTCGGCATACTCATCTCGTATTGGAAGGATGAGGACAGCATTCGAGCTTGGAAATCAGTCATCGATCACGTTGAGGCGCAAAATCGCGGTCGGTCAGATTGGTACACTCGGTACGAAATCCGTGTTGCGCTCGTCACGCGAGCCTACGGGTTCAACATCGAAGAGACATGA
- a CDS encoding DUF6966 domain-containing protein, whose amino-acid sequence MSWLVGSGKQGTSGIFLLQCDSALKDGMQLHHDVARFATVLKRLALLLTANGAGFWGNHVEACRRAVENSDVWGVRRFQDLCGGMGSLNDLVLQRDGSPLLYENDELHALLSEARVLASELARSES is encoded by the coding sequence ATGAGCTGGCTTGTTGGAAGTGGCAAGCAAGGGACGTCAGGCATTTTTTTGCTGCAATGCGATTCTGCGCTAAAAGACGGCATGCAGTTGCATCACGATGTCGCCCGATTCGCCACCGTTCTTAAGAGGCTTGCACTGTTGCTTACGGCCAACGGTGCTGGCTTCTGGGGGAACCATGTCGAGGCATGCCGGCGGGCTGTCGAAAATTCCGATGTTTGGGGAGTTCGCCGTTTCCAGGATTTGTGTGGCGGCATGGGTTCTTTGAACGATCTCGTTCTACAACGCGACGGCAGTCCGCTTCTATACGAGAACGATGAACTTCACGCCCTTCTCAGCGAGGCTCGGGTTCTAGCAAGCGAGCTTGCCAGGTCGGAGTCATAA
- a CDS encoding DMT family transporter has protein sequence MDRMASGWINGFIGVVIFSGSLPATRVAVMQFDPVFLTVARAAIAGFLALGLLIAFREKRPSRGDILSLAVVALGVVVGFPLLTALALQHVTSAHSIVFIGLLPLATAIFGVIRGGERPKPAFWVFSVLGSALVAGFALTQGLTASPVGDLLMLAAVIVCGLGYAEGGRLSRTLGGWQVISWALVLSLPVTVAVALLHRPETFSGIETPALLGLAYVSLFSMLIGFIFWYRGLSQGGIAAVGQLQLLQPFFGLALAATLLHEPVTSAMLAVTVAVILCVAGARRFAQ, from the coding sequence ATGGACCGCATGGCATCGGGATGGATCAATGGTTTTATCGGGGTGGTGATCTTCAGCGGATCGCTGCCGGCGACGCGCGTGGCGGTGATGCAGTTCGATCCGGTTTTCCTCACCGTGGCGCGCGCGGCGATCGCCGGCTTCCTCGCGCTCGGCCTGTTGATTGCTTTCAGAGAGAAGCGGCCGAGCCGAGGTGATATTCTCTCCTTGGCCGTCGTGGCGCTGGGCGTCGTAGTCGGCTTTCCCTTGCTGACGGCGCTGGCGCTGCAGCATGTCACCTCAGCCCATTCAATCGTCTTCATCGGCCTGCTACCGCTCGCAACCGCGATCTTCGGCGTGATCCGTGGCGGAGAACGGCCGAAGCCGGCATTCTGGGTCTTTTCGGTTCTCGGCAGCGCGCTGGTGGCTGGATTCGCATTGACGCAGGGCCTGACGGCCTCGCCGGTCGGCGATCTGCTGATGCTGGCGGCTGTCATTGTCTGCGGCCTCGGCTATGCCGAAGGCGGCAGGCTTTCGCGCACGCTTGGCGGGTGGCAGGTGATTTCCTGGGCGCTCGTGCTGTCGCTGCCGGTGACGGTCGCGGTGGCGCTTTTGCATCGGCCGGAGACCTTCTCCGGCATCGAAACGCCGGCGCTGCTCGGCCTTGCCTATGTCTCGCTGTTTTCCATGCTGATCGGCTTCATCTTCTGGTATCGCGGCCTGTCGCAGGGCGGCATCGCCGCCGTCGGCCAACTGCAACTGCTCCAGCCGTTCTTCGGCCTGGCGCTCGCCGCAACCTTGCTGCACGAGCCCGTGACCTCAGCCATGCTCGCCGTGACCGTTGCCGTCATCCTCTGCGTCGCCGGCGCCCGCAGGTTTGCGCAGTAG
- a CDS encoding aminotransferase-like domain-containing protein yields MMQKAIQMSEGRTRVEMVAATIRQRIAGRSLTPGARLPSVRGLAATLKLSTSTVVDAYERLVAEGAILARPGSGFYVANQTAPFALAEAGPKLDRAVDPFWISRQSLEAGEADLKPGCGWLPPSWLPGDGMRRGLRTLARADGPALADYGSPLGLPQLRQLISRRMGERGIEASPDQIMLADSGTQAIDLLCRFLLEPGDTVLVDDPCYFNFHALLRAHRAKIVGVPYTASGPDIELFAQVVADERPRLYITNSAIHNPTAATLSPVTAHRVLKLADQFDLTIIEDDIFADFEYTPAPRLAAFDGLERVIHIGSFSKTLSASARCGFVVAKPEWIDGLTDLKIATSFGGGRLTAELVLNVLSDGSYRKHMETLRHRLSRAMSEVSARLNNLGITPWLEPQAGMFLWCRLPDGIDAADVARAALGKRIVLAPGNAFSLSQSATNFMRFNVSQTLDPRVFEVLGDALAGRG; encoded by the coding sequence GTGATGCAGAAAGCAATACAGATGAGCGAAGGACGCACACGCGTGGAGATGGTCGCCGCGACGATCAGGCAGCGCATCGCCGGGCGCAGCTTGACGCCGGGTGCAAGGCTGCCCTCCGTCCGGGGGCTGGCTGCGACGTTGAAGCTGTCGACTTCGACCGTCGTCGACGCCTATGAGCGCTTGGTCGCCGAAGGCGCGATTCTGGCAAGACCAGGCTCGGGATTCTACGTTGCCAACCAGACAGCACCCTTTGCGCTTGCCGAGGCCGGGCCGAAGCTCGACCGCGCGGTCGATCCGTTTTGGATATCGCGGCAATCGCTGGAGGCCGGCGAAGCCGACCTGAAGCCCGGCTGCGGTTGGCTGCCGCCCTCCTGGCTGCCGGGGGACGGCATGCGCCGCGGGCTCAGAACGCTTGCCCGAGCCGACGGGCCGGCGCTCGCCGATTACGGCTCGCCGCTCGGCTTGCCGCAACTGCGCCAGCTGATTTCGCGGCGGATGGGTGAACGGGGGATCGAAGCCTCCCCGGACCAAATCATGCTGGCCGATTCCGGCACGCAGGCAATCGATCTGCTCTGCCGTTTCCTGCTGGAACCCGGCGACACGGTGCTGGTCGACGATCCCTGCTATTTCAATTTCCATGCGCTGCTGCGCGCTCATCGAGCAAAGATCGTCGGCGTGCCCTACACCGCGTCCGGTCCCGATATCGAGCTGTTTGCGCAAGTCGTCGCCGATGAGCGTCCGCGGCTCTATATCACCAATTCCGCCATCCACAATCCGACCGCCGCAACCTTGTCTCCCGTTACGGCTCACCGGGTTCTAAAACTCGCCGACCAGTTCGACTTGACTATCATCGAGGATGATATCTTCGCCGATTTCGAATATACGCCGGCGCCCCGCCTTGCCGCCTTCGACGGGCTCGAACGGGTCATCCACATCGGCAGTTTCTCGAAGACCCTGTCTGCCTCGGCGCGCTGCGGTTTCGTCGTGGCGAAGCCGGAATGGATCGATGGCCTGACAGACCTGAAGATCGCCACCTCCTTCGGCGGCGGCCGGCTGACGGCGGAACTGGTGCTGAACGTCTTGAGCGACGGCAGCTATCGCAAACACATGGAAACCTTGAGACACCGGCTCTCCCGGGCGATGAGCGAGGTCTCGGCCAGGCTGAACAATCTCGGCATAACGCCCTGGCTGGAGCCCCAGGCCGGAATGTTCCTCTGGTGCCGTCTGCCCGACGGCATCGATGCGGCTGATGTGGCGCGCGCCGCACTGGGAAAGAGGATCGTTTTGGCTCCCGGAAACGCATTCAGCCTGTCGCAATCGGCAACGAATTTCATGCGCTTCAACGTGTCCCAAACGCTCGATCCGCGGGTGTTCGAGGTGCTGGGTGATGCGCTGGCAGGAAGGGGATAA
- a CDS encoding response regulator: MVTVLCIEDEVEIRNLLVEELNDAGYKTLEASNGAEGLEMILSKWPDIVISDISMPVMDGHQLLAEIQINHPQLSNIPFILLTALTDRENTLAGLRGGAADYLTKPLDFDLLLAKLEGCVTRLANDKAVHRSF; this comes from the coding sequence ATGGTTACAGTCCTGTGCATAGAAGACGAAGTCGAGATCCGGAATCTCCTCGTCGAAGAATTGAACGACGCCGGTTACAAGACGCTCGAGGCCTCGAACGGTGCCGAAGGGCTGGAAATGATCCTGTCGAAATGGCCCGATATCGTCATCAGCGATATTTCGATGCCTGTGATGGACGGGCACCAGCTTCTGGCGGAAATTCAGATCAATCACCCGCAGCTCTCCAATATTCCCTTCATCCTGCTGACGGCGCTGACCGACCGGGAAAACACGCTTGCCGGCCTTCGCGGCGGAGCGGCGGACTATCTGACGAAGCCGCTCGACTTCGATCTGCTGCTCGCCAAGCTCGAAGGCTGCGTGACCCGTCTTGCCAACGACAAGGCGGTCCACCGGTCATTCTGA